A window of the Branchiibius hedensis genome harbors these coding sequences:
- the cysS gene encoding cysteine--tRNA ligase — protein sequence MAMQIYDSLTQELRDFVPLHEGKASIYICGLTTQGEPHIGHIRFTVAFDILRRWLTIGHGLEVTLVRNVTDIDDKILNKSAEAGVAWNEWSYRFERATSDALDILGVQRPSYEPRATGHVTDMVDLMQILIEKGHAYVAPDGSGDVYFDVRSWPAYGELTHQRIDDMESATDADPRGKRDPRDFALWKGRKAGEPATASWPTPYGDGRPGWHLECSAMARRWLGDEFDIHGGGIDLRFPHHENELAQSRAAGFGFARYWMHNAFLTLAGEKMSKSLGNGLSVPELTRTIRPIVLRFYLGSVHYRSTLEYAPGSLAEAEAAFSRIETFLLRALPDGPVESGAVPAGFAAAMNEDLNISEALAVIYTAVRDGNSLLAAGDAGGAAAVATDVVAMLDVLGVNPFDPHWSADASDASSDALAVLVESLLTQRSAARAEKDFATSDRIRDQLSAAGVAVADNPDGATWSLSTDGKH from the coding sequence GTGGCCATGCAGATCTACGACTCCCTGACCCAGGAGTTGCGCGACTTCGTCCCGCTCCACGAGGGCAAGGCGAGCATCTACATCTGCGGACTGACCACCCAGGGCGAACCGCACATCGGGCACATCCGCTTCACCGTCGCCTTCGACATCCTGCGCCGGTGGTTGACCATCGGCCACGGCCTCGAGGTCACCCTGGTCCGCAACGTCACCGATATCGACGACAAGATCCTGAACAAGTCGGCCGAGGCCGGGGTGGCGTGGAACGAGTGGTCCTACCGCTTCGAGCGAGCGACCAGCGACGCGTTGGACATCCTCGGCGTGCAGCGACCCTCCTACGAGCCGCGGGCCACCGGGCACGTCACCGACATGGTCGATCTGATGCAGATCCTGATCGAGAAGGGCCACGCGTACGTCGCGCCGGACGGCAGCGGGGACGTCTACTTCGACGTTCGGTCCTGGCCCGCGTACGGCGAACTGACCCACCAGCGCATCGACGACATGGAGTCGGCGACCGACGCCGACCCGCGCGGAAAGCGTGACCCGCGCGATTTCGCGCTCTGGAAGGGTCGTAAGGCCGGCGAGCCCGCGACGGCCAGTTGGCCCACGCCGTACGGCGATGGTCGACCGGGCTGGCACCTGGAGTGCTCGGCGATGGCCCGCCGCTGGCTGGGCGACGAGTTCGACATCCACGGTGGCGGGATCGACCTGCGCTTCCCGCACCACGAGAACGAACTGGCCCAGTCCCGCGCCGCCGGGTTCGGGTTCGCGCGGTACTGGATGCACAACGCCTTCCTCACGCTCGCGGGGGAAAAGATGAGCAAATCGCTGGGCAATGGGCTCAGCGTGCCGGAGCTGACCCGCACGATCCGGCCGATCGTGCTGCGCTTCTACCTCGGGTCGGTGCACTACCGCTCGACGCTGGAGTACGCGCCCGGTTCACTGGCCGAGGCGGAGGCCGCGTTCAGCCGGATCGAAACCTTCCTGCTGCGAGCGCTTCCCGATGGCCCGGTCGAATCCGGCGCGGTCCCAGCCGGTTTCGCAGCCGCCATGAACGAAGACCTGAACATCTCCGAGGCGCTCGCGGTGATCTACACCGCCGTGCGTGATGGCAACAGCCTGTTGGCCGCGGGTGATGCCGGCGGGGCGGCCGCAGTGGCCACCGACGTCGTCGCGATGCTCGACGTGCTCGGGGTCAACCCGTTCGACCCGCACTGGTCGGCAGACGCGTCGGATGCGTCCTCCGACGCCCTGGCCGTGCTGGTGGAGAGCCTGCTCACCCAGCGGTCCGCAGCGCGCGCCGAGAAGGACTTCGCGACATCCGACCGGATCCGTGACCAACTGTCGGCTGCCGGAGTGGCCGTCGCCGACAACCCGGACGGGGCCACCTGGTCGCTGTCCACCGACGGAAAGCACTGA
- a CDS encoding PadR family transcriptional regulator: MSVKLGLMALLSDGPMYGAALRSAFEERTGGTWPLNVGQVYTTLGRLERDGLVEQTGPADDEGRISYRLTDTGRAEVAQWWRSPVDRETTPRDELVIKLALAVTVPGVDVPAIVHVQRTSTMRHLRDLTRLKGQALAAVEEADPPQSTDAAWLLVLESHIFTTEAEARWLDHIESRLAQIGPLAPAPTHPSDIAAISGEIR; encoded by the coding sequence ATGTCCGTGAAGTTGGGCCTGATGGCCCTGCTCAGTGACGGCCCGATGTACGGCGCGGCCCTGCGTTCGGCCTTCGAGGAACGCACCGGCGGTACCTGGCCACTCAACGTCGGGCAGGTCTACACCACTCTCGGCCGGCTGGAACGCGACGGCCTGGTCGAGCAGACCGGCCCGGCGGACGACGAGGGTCGGATCAGTTACCGGTTGACCGACACCGGCCGCGCCGAGGTCGCCCAGTGGTGGCGATCGCCCGTCGACCGGGAGACCACCCCGCGCGATGAGTTGGTCATCAAACTGGCCCTCGCGGTCACCGTGCCGGGGGTGGACGTACCCGCCATCGTGCACGTCCAACGCACCTCGACCATGCGGCACCTGCGCGATCTGACCCGGCTCAAGGGTCAAGCACTCGCGGCGGTCGAGGAAGCCGACCCACCCCAGTCCACCGACGCCGCATGGCTCCTCGTCCTGGAGAGCCACATCTTCACCACCGAAGCCGAAGCCCGCTGGCTGGATCACATCGAGTCCCGCTTGGCGCAGATCGGCCCTCTTGCACCCGCCCCAACCCACCCATCCGACATCGCAGCCATCTCGGGGGAGATCCGATGA
- a CDS encoding ABC transporter ATP-binding protein, with protein MNTTSPALILEDIERTHGTGDNVVHALRGVSLTVAPGELVAVMGPSGSGKSTLLNIAGGLDRPTSGRVIMHDVDLSSLSSKQLAMVRRRQVGFVFQDYNLIPALTAAENVGLPMELDGASPGKARRAAIATLEQMGLAGVADRFPDALSGGQQQRLAIARALVGTRSLVMADEPTGALDTTTGERVLRVLRQRCDEGAAGLLVTHESRHAAWADRTVFLRDGVVVDDTGANDPTDLLTTEASA; from the coding sequence ATGAACACCACCTCACCAGCCCTGATCCTCGAGGACATCGAACGCACCCACGGCACCGGCGACAACGTCGTCCACGCCCTGCGCGGGGTCAGTCTCACCGTGGCGCCGGGTGAACTCGTCGCCGTGATGGGCCCCAGCGGCTCGGGCAAGTCGACCTTGCTGAACATCGCCGGCGGCCTCGACCGGCCCACCAGCGGTCGCGTCATCATGCACGACGTGGACCTGAGCTCGCTCAGCTCCAAACAACTGGCGATGGTGCGCCGCCGCCAGGTCGGTTTCGTCTTCCAGGACTACAACCTCATCCCGGCATTGACGGCGGCCGAGAACGTCGGCCTGCCGATGGAACTCGACGGCGCCTCACCGGGCAAGGCACGTCGGGCGGCCATCGCGACCCTGGAACAGATGGGCCTGGCGGGGGTCGCCGATCGATTCCCCGATGCCCTGTCCGGTGGGCAACAGCAGCGACTGGCGATCGCCCGCGCCCTGGTCGGCACCCGCTCACTGGTCATGGCCGACGAACCCACCGGCGCCCTGGACACCACCACCGGCGAGCGGGTCCTGCGCGTGCTGCGACAGCGCTGCGACGAAGGAGCCGCCGGGTTGTTGGTGACCCACGAGTCCCGGCACGCCGCCTGGGCCGACCGCACCGTGTTCCTGCGCGATGGCGTCGTCGTCGACGACACCGGCGCCAACGACCCGACCGACCTGCTCACCACGGAGGCGTCCGCGTGA
- a CDS encoding FtsX-like permease family protein, with translation MSVLTAPEAGTGVQPPARPTGAGRVAGWLGSWRVSLRMARRDVRRHKGRSIVVLIMVGLPIAILSFVLTMYDSTTVHGAAALPYSLGNAQASLTGPDPHQTLQYADSDGVYATNNGTTDTPALPVPGWSASNQDAQSAAIGKLTHSTVVPVTIVGGRAAISPTVSRSVSVVVTDLSNSLGPKLTLDSGRWPRRGDEIAVTAMGVERGMPTTGSVTLTIDGSPRTVTVVGRATYYEGTGPTGEFVADSSFGTPALSIPTWYLLRDRPVSFAEQVSLNRYGFTVLSADVVRHPPTRAEEAALLPTHDNSFDNTNVANAAASITAGGIILLMLIALLVAPAFAVSASRQRRTLALVAAAGTTTPQLRRTVLAQAVVLGALAGVVGAVVGAVVGILATYAARLWIMPRFAPNTFMPTVAIPWLELLPVVAVAVVASLIAAMIPALRLGRLDIVGVMKGQNTSPRLNRVLPIVGILLAVIGGAIIFKGLTASNLSGAGTNGVALAAVAMISGALMLVPAVLVAVGRLSAPLPVALRLAARDNARQRQRATGAVAAILAAVAAFTMIVIPALSDTAQRRGQYTPMTIAGEGIVSSDFDMPGGPTTEAAERTIRRVDPHLEIVRRQIPAGAINPGGRTDFVLLSPPDCPPQMGMAPTDTPNGRCNVTIGLGGMSTNGQIAVLPAAEIMRRLHLPAGDAALLRSGAVVARTYGSSFATYDENGQRVSPPPVPKQLNLSVGTYLLSDTDGSASDIKTTSIVTVPVISVALTMGNEATFGQGNGALIAAEAVRTVKLPMTGASSDLLIRDPRGDISEKTQQRLEDAFSDDATVYVERGYQDPSGLMLAVIVGSFSLLVLIITLTSTALTMTERRADDATLAAVGGTRRTRRALSGSQAFVTGLVGTVLGLAVGFVPGIALAHSLTQDGYDTMDGNHIPGPIVAIPWPWLAALTIGVPLLAAAISAVAIRRAPQVTRRMT, from the coding sequence GTGAGCGTCCTGACTGCGCCGGAGGCTGGCACGGGGGTACAGCCTCCGGCGCGACCCACCGGGGCCGGCCGGGTGGCCGGTTGGCTCGGTAGCTGGCGGGTATCGCTGCGGATGGCCCGCCGCGACGTACGTCGACACAAAGGTCGCAGCATCGTCGTCCTGATCATGGTCGGGCTGCCCATCGCCATCCTGTCCTTCGTGTTGACGATGTACGACAGCACCACCGTCCACGGCGCGGCCGCCCTGCCCTACTCCCTCGGCAATGCCCAAGCCAGCCTGACCGGTCCGGATCCACACCAGACCCTCCAGTACGCCGACTCGGACGGGGTGTACGCGACCAACAACGGCACCACCGACACCCCCGCGCTCCCGGTGCCCGGCTGGAGCGCATCCAACCAGGACGCCCAATCGGCGGCCATCGGCAAACTGACCCACTCCACGGTCGTGCCCGTCACTATTGTCGGCGGCCGAGCGGCGATCAGTCCTACGGTGTCGCGATCGGTCTCCGTGGTGGTGACCGACCTGAGTAATAGCCTCGGCCCCAAACTCACCCTTGACAGTGGCCGCTGGCCCCGCCGCGGCGATGAGATCGCGGTCACTGCGATGGGGGTCGAGCGCGGCATGCCCACCACCGGATCCGTAACGCTCACCATCGACGGGTCGCCCCGCACGGTCACGGTTGTCGGCCGCGCAACCTATTACGAGGGCACCGGACCCACCGGTGAATTCGTTGCCGACAGCAGCTTTGGGACGCCGGCTCTCTCGATCCCAACCTGGTACCTGCTGCGCGACCGTCCGGTGAGTTTTGCGGAACAGGTCAGTCTGAACCGGTACGGCTTCACCGTCCTGTCGGCCGATGTCGTCCGCCATCCGCCGACGCGGGCCGAAGAAGCCGCGCTGCTGCCGACCCACGACAATTCCTTCGACAACACCAACGTCGCCAACGCGGCGGCGTCCATCACCGCCGGCGGGATCATCCTGTTGATGTTGATCGCGCTACTGGTCGCGCCCGCCTTCGCTGTCTCGGCGTCCCGGCAGCGACGCACGCTGGCCCTCGTTGCCGCCGCCGGCACCACGACGCCGCAACTGCGCCGGACCGTGCTGGCTCAAGCCGTCGTGCTGGGTGCGCTCGCCGGTGTGGTCGGCGCCGTGGTCGGCGCCGTGGTCGGCATCCTGGCGACGTACGCCGCGCGGTTGTGGATCATGCCCCGATTCGCGCCGAACACGTTCATGCCCACCGTCGCGATCCCCTGGCTGGAACTGCTTCCGGTGGTCGCGGTGGCCGTGGTCGCCTCGCTCATCGCGGCGATGATCCCGGCGCTGCGGCTCGGCCGACTCGACATCGTCGGCGTCATGAAAGGGCAGAACACCTCGCCCCGCCTCAACCGGGTGTTACCGATCGTCGGCATCTTGCTGGCTGTCATCGGCGGCGCGATCATCTTCAAGGGGCTCACCGCCAGCAACCTGAGCGGTGCGGGGACCAATGGGGTCGCGTTGGCTGCCGTCGCCATGATCAGCGGCGCCCTCATGCTGGTGCCGGCCGTCCTGGTAGCGGTGGGCCGGTTGTCGGCTCCGTTGCCGGTCGCCCTGCGCCTGGCGGCCCGGGACAACGCCCGGCAGCGGCAGCGCGCCACCGGTGCGGTGGCCGCGATCCTGGCCGCGGTCGCCGCCTTCACGATGATCGTGATCCCGGCCCTCAGCGACACCGCGCAACGTCGCGGGCAATACACCCCGATGACCATCGCGGGCGAAGGGATCGTGTCGTCCGACTTCGATATGCCGGGCGGCCCCACCACCGAGGCGGCCGAACGAACGATCCGCCGAGTTGATCCGCACCTGGAAATCGTGCGGCGCCAGATACCTGCCGGGGCCATCAACCCGGGGGGACGGACCGATTTTGTGCTCTTGTCCCCGCCCGACTGCCCACCGCAGATGGGTATGGCGCCCACTGACACCCCCAACGGTCGTTGCAACGTCACCATCGGCCTGGGCGGGATGAGCACGAACGGTCAGATCGCCGTGTTGCCGGCGGCGGAGATCATGCGCCGGCTTCACCTTCCGGCGGGCGATGCGGCGCTGTTGCGCTCCGGCGCGGTCGTCGCACGCACCTACGGCAGCAGCTTCGCCACCTACGACGAGAACGGCCAACGCGTCTCGCCGCCGCCCGTGCCGAAGCAGTTGAACCTCTCCGTCGGGACCTACCTCCTCAGCGACACCGACGGGTCAGCCAGCGACATCAAGACGACGAGCATCGTCACCGTGCCGGTCATCTCCGTCGCCCTCACGATGGGCAACGAGGCCACCTTCGGTCAAGGAAACGGGGCTCTGATCGCCGCAGAGGCGGTTCGGACCGTCAAGCTGCCGATGACCGGTGCCAGCTCCGATCTGCTCATCCGGGACCCACGCGGCGACATCAGCGAAAAGACCCAGCAACGACTGGAAGACGCCTTCAGCGACGACGCAACGGTCTACGTCGAGCGTGGCTACCAGGACCCGTCCGGGCTGATGCTCGCGGTCATCGTGGGCTCGTTCAGTCTGCTCGTGCTGATCATCACGCTGACCTCCACGGCGCTGACCATGACCGAACGCCGCGCCGACGACGCCACCCTGGCCGCGGTGGGTGGCACCCGGCGCACCCGGCGGGCACTCTCCGGCAGCCAAGCGTTCGTGACCGGATTGGTCGGCACCGTGTTGGGACTGGCGGTCGGCTTCGTGCCGGGCATCGCGCTGGCGCACAGCCTGACCCAGGACGGCTACGACACCATGGACGGCAATCACATTCCCGGACCCATCGTCGCGATTCCCTGGCCGTGGCTGGCAGCACTGACGATCGGGGTGCCCCTCCTCGCCGCAGCCATCTCGGCGGTGGCTATCCGCAGAGCACCCCAGGTCACCCGCCGGATGACCTGA
- the ispF gene encoding 2-C-methyl-D-erythritol 2,4-cyclodiphosphate synthase, with the protein MTLLPRTGIGVDVHRWATDDRPLWLAGVHWPDQGGLDGHSDGDVVSHAICDALFSAAGIGDLGQHFGVDRPEFAGAHGVEFLTEAARLVRAAGFEIGNVAVQLIANRPKLGPRRDEVQRVLGDALGAPVSVAATTTDGVGITGRGEAAAAIATALVWSMT; encoded by the coding sequence ATGACCCTTCTGCCGCGCACCGGCATTGGTGTCGACGTGCACCGGTGGGCGACCGACGACAGGCCGCTGTGGCTCGCCGGGGTGCACTGGCCGGACCAGGGCGGTTTGGACGGGCACTCCGACGGCGATGTCGTCTCTCACGCGATCTGTGACGCATTGTTCTCGGCGGCCGGGATCGGTGATCTCGGCCAGCATTTCGGCGTCGACCGGCCGGAGTTCGCCGGCGCTCACGGGGTCGAGTTCCTCACCGAAGCGGCCCGGTTGGTGCGCGCGGCCGGTTTCGAGATCGGCAACGTCGCGGTGCAACTGATCGCGAACCGGCCGAAACTCGGCCCCCGGCGCGATGAGGTGCAACGGGTCCTCGGTGACGCGTTGGGTGCGCCGGTGTCCGTCGCCGCGACGACTACCGACGGTGTCGGCATCACCGGACGGGGTGAGGCGGCCGCTGCGATCGCAACAGCACTCGTCTGGTCGATGACCTGA
- the ispD gene encoding 2-C-methyl-D-erythritol 4-phosphate cytidylyltransferase, producing MSPNARSDSAAGVASSVAAIVVAAGRGTRLDAGIPKALVPLAGEPLVVHAVRRVRACEQIGPIVVVAPGDVLADFVSLLDSYEVTVVAGGAERTDSVGAGLAVLPSSAQLVLVHDAARALTPPALFDAVIAAVRDGADAVVPGVAVSDTIKQVDDTGQVLATLDRSALRAIQTPQGFTRAALVAAHASGDLATDDAALVEKAGGVVRVIEGSALAAKVTTQVDLRLLTELAAQS from the coding sequence ATGTCACCCAACGCCCGCAGCGACTCCGCTGCGGGCGTTGCGTCGTCGGTGGCGGCGATCGTCGTCGCCGCCGGGCGGGGCACCCGGCTGGACGCCGGGATACCCAAGGCCCTGGTGCCGCTTGCGGGCGAACCGTTGGTCGTGCACGCAGTACGCCGGGTGCGGGCGTGCGAGCAGATCGGGCCGATCGTCGTGGTTGCGCCAGGTGACGTCCTGGCGGACTTCGTGTCCCTCCTGGATTCCTACGAGGTGACGGTGGTGGCCGGTGGCGCCGAGCGCACCGATTCCGTCGGCGCCGGACTGGCGGTGCTGCCCTCGTCGGCGCAGCTGGTGCTGGTGCATGACGCGGCGCGCGCGCTGACCCCGCCCGCCTTGTTCGATGCGGTGATCGCAGCCGTGCGCGACGGCGCCGATGCCGTGGTACCCGGGGTCGCAGTCTCCGACACGATCAAGCAGGTCGACGACACCGGACAGGTCCTCGCCACCCTGGACCGGTCGGCGTTGCGAGCCATCCAGACTCCGCAGGGTTTCACCCGGGCGGCGTTGGTTGCGGCGCATGCGTCCGGCGACCTGGCCACCGACGATGCGGCGCTGGTCGAGAAGGCGGGTGGCGTCGTACGCGTCATCGAGGGCTCGGCGCTGGCGGCGAAGGTGACCACGCAGGTGGACCTGCGGTTGCTGACCGAGTTGGCGGCCCAGTCATGA
- a CDS encoding CarD family transcriptional regulator: MVFKVGETVVYPHHGAALIEEINVRKIKGEDKQYLKLKVAQGDLTIEVPAENCDLVGVRDVVGKEGLDRVFAVLRADHTEEPTNWSRRYKANVEKLASGDVIKVAEVVRDLWRRDQVRGLSAGEKRMLAKARQILVSELALAEHTNEDKAEATLDEVLAS, from the coding sequence ATGGTTTTCAAGGTCGGCGAGACCGTCGTGTATCCGCATCACGGCGCAGCACTCATCGAAGAGATCAATGTCCGCAAGATCAAGGGTGAGGACAAGCAGTACCTCAAACTCAAGGTTGCCCAAGGTGATCTGACCATCGAGGTGCCCGCCGAGAACTGCGACCTCGTGGGCGTCCGTGACGTCGTCGGCAAGGAAGGCCTCGACCGCGTGTTTGCGGTGCTGCGCGCCGACCACACCGAGGAGCCGACCAACTGGTCCCGTCGCTACAAAGCCAACGTCGAGAAGCTCGCCTCCGGTGATGTGATCAAGGTGGCCGAGGTCGTCCGCGACCTGTGGCGCCGCGACCAGGTCCGTGGCCTGTCCGCCGGCGAGAAGCGGATGCTGGCCAAGGCGCGCCAGATCCTCGTCTCCGAGTTGGCCCTGGCCGAGCACACCAACGAGGACAAGGCCGAAGCCACCCTCGATGAGGTCCTCGCATCCTGA